Proteins from a genomic interval of Pseudodesulfovibrio nedwellii:
- a CDS encoding sigma-54 interaction domain-containing protein: MSFPANLPLEDVFASIADGLFTVDTDWNITYFNEAAQRITGINQDEAVGCKCWDVFRSSLCDGNCAIGQCMKAGGRIVNKSIFIVRNDGTTLPISISASTLRDSEGQMIGGVETFRDLTEIHVKRQQAKDVYRYENIVGRSQPLEKIFRILPRISESEATTLLLGQSGTGKELFARAIHNLSPRKDNPFVPVNCGALPDTLLESELFGYKKGAFTDARTDKPGRFEMADGGTVFLDEIGDMPGKLQVKLLRFLQDKMYEPLGGVAPIHADVRVIAATNKDLEQAVADGSFRQDLFYRLNVVTLTLPPLKERHEDLPLLIDHFLGEFNAIQGKSIQGVSEDTLHILLHHEFPGNVRELENILEYAFILCREGLIQVEHLPEYLHPDNHDIHGPDPLRGSMNEIKRRAARHAVERNNGKKMAACRELGITKDTLRKMLTEPEG, from the coding sequence ATGTCATTTCCAGCCAATCTCCCCCTTGAAGACGTTTTCGCCTCCATTGCAGACGGTCTGTTCACCGTAGATACAGACTGGAACATTACTTATTTTAATGAGGCAGCCCAACGCATCACTGGCATCAATCAGGATGAAGCGGTCGGATGCAAATGCTGGGACGTCTTTCGTTCTTCGCTGTGTGACGGCAATTGTGCCATCGGCCAATGTATGAAAGCCGGTGGTCGCATTGTCAACAAGTCCATTTTCATCGTCCGCAACGACGGCACCACCCTGCCCATATCCATTTCCGCATCCACATTGCGTGACAGCGAAGGCCAAATGATCGGCGGCGTCGAAACCTTCCGCGACCTGACAGAAATCCATGTCAAACGTCAGCAAGCCAAGGATGTTTACCGATATGAAAATATCGTTGGACGCAGTCAGCCCTTGGAAAAGATATTCCGCATCCTGCCCCGCATCAGTGAAAGCGAAGCAACCACGCTGCTTCTCGGCCAATCAGGTACTGGCAAAGAATTGTTTGCTCGAGCCATCCATAATTTAAGCCCACGCAAAGACAACCCATTTGTGCCTGTAAACTGTGGTGCACTGCCGGACACACTGCTTGAATCCGAACTGTTCGGATATAAAAAAGGCGCATTTACGGACGCTCGCACAGACAAGCCTGGACGTTTTGAAATGGCGGACGGTGGCACTGTCTTCCTTGATGAAATCGGCGACATGCCGGGAAAACTCCAGGTCAAACTCCTCCGTTTCCTGCAAGATAAAATGTACGAACCACTCGGAGGCGTCGCACCAATCCATGCCGATGTGCGTGTTATCGCCGCGACGAACAAAGACCTGGAGCAGGCCGTTGCAGACGGCAGTTTCCGGCAAGACTTGTTCTACCGACTCAATGTGGTCACTTTGACCCTGCCGCCACTCAAGGAACGCCACGAAGACCTCCCCCTGCTCATCGACCACTTCCTTGGTGAATTCAATGCGATACAGGGCAAGTCCATTCAGGGCGTCAGCGAAGACACCCTGCACATTCTGCTGCATCACGAATTCCCCGGCAATGTTCGCGAGTTGGAAAACATCCTTGAATACGCATTTATTCTCTGCCGCGAAGGACTCATTCAGGTTGAACATCTGCCGGAATATCTACACCCAGACAACCATGACATCCACGGCCCTGATCCTTTGCGCGGCTCCATGAATGAAATCAAACGTCGAGCGGCAAGACATGCCGTGGAACGCAACAACGGTAAAAAAATGGCCGCCTGCCGTGAACTGGGTATTACCAAAGACACTCTGCGCAAAATGCTCACCGAGCCAGAGGGCTAA
- a CDS encoding dinitrogenase iron-molybdenum cofactor biosynthesis protein has protein sequence MKADSANLICLACYQDRLASVCENADGYKLFEIRDTKFYPAGLLSLPSKDPMDRTSAILACGVTVFLCGAICNQTRARLEEGGVTVLPWLTGTQNQILDGFLNKTLDNLVMPGTRI, from the coding sequence ATGAAAGCAGATTCTGCAAATCTCATCTGCCTGGCGTGCTACCAGGACCGGTTAGCATCTGTGTGTGAAAACGCAGATGGATACAAGCTTTTTGAAATACGTGACACCAAATTTTACCCCGCAGGCCTCCTATCCCTTCCCTCAAAGGACCCTATGGACAGGACATCCGCCATATTGGCCTGCGGGGTAACTGTATTTTTATGCGGTGCCATCTGCAATCAGACACGCGCTAGGCTCGAAGAAGGCGGCGTAACCGTCCTGCCTTGGCTCACGGGCACCCAAAATCAAATTCTCGATGGATTTCTCAACAAAACTCTGGACAATCTGGTCATGCCGGGTACCCGGATTTGA
- a CDS encoding Mrp/NBP35 family ATP-binding protein, translated as MSECEGCSSAAPDGSCTSTTGCDNPEELKLQQTLGRIKHKIVVMSGKGGVGKSTVATNIAVALSLAGKKVGLLDVDVHGPSLPRMLSLKGQKPHMGDRTMEPVPWSKNLSVMSLGFLLEDDRQAVIWRGPVKMGLIKQFVEDVMWGELDYLVVDCPPGTGDEPLSTLQTLGPTAMGVIVTTPQGVAIDDVRRSVSFVGEVGNRVLGIIENMSGFACPNCGTIHEIFKSGGGEALAKEAGVQFLGRIPLDPEVANSGDEGYPYLKVHRDTITGKALEQIIQPMLELPDPPKA; from the coding sequence ATGAGTGAATGCGAAGGATGCTCTTCTGCCGCACCTGACGGGAGCTGCACGAGCACGACTGGTTGTGACAATCCCGAAGAATTGAAACTGCAACAGACCCTTGGCCGCATCAAGCACAAAATCGTGGTCATGTCCGGCAAGGGCGGCGTGGGCAAATCCACCGTCGCTACCAACATCGCCGTGGCACTGTCGCTTGCTGGAAAAAAAGTCGGCCTGCTTGACGTCGATGTCCACGGTCCGAGCCTGCCTCGCATGCTTTCCTTGAAAGGCCAAAAGCCACACATGGGCGATCGCACCATGGAACCGGTCCCCTGGAGCAAAAACCTCTCGGTCATGTCTCTTGGCTTCCTGCTCGAAGACGACCGTCAGGCCGTTATCTGGCGTGGCCCAGTCAAAATGGGACTGATCAAACAGTTCGTTGAAGATGTCATGTGGGGCGAGCTGGATTATCTGGTCGTTGATTGCCCTCCCGGCACCGGCGACGAACCGCTGTCCACTTTGCAGACCCTCGGACCCACGGCCATGGGTGTCATCGTCACGACCCCGCAGGGCGTGGCTATTGACGATGTCCGCCGCTCCGTCTCCTTTGTAGGTGAAGTGGGCAACCGCGTACTCGGCATCATCGAAAATATGTCCGGTTTCGCCTGCCCCAACTGTGGAACTATCCACGAAATCTTCAAATCAGGTGGAGGCGAAGCACTGGCTAAAGAAGCGGGCGTCCAATTCCTCGGCCGTATTCCTTTGGACCCGGAAGTCGCTAACTCCGGTGACGAAGGCTACCCGTACCTGAAAGTCCACCGCGATACCATCACAGGCAAGGCTTTAGAACAGATCATCCAGCCCATGCTGGAGCTGCCAGACCCGCCCAAGGCATAA
- a CDS encoding HD-GYP domain-containing protein yields MLAGNNFAEGGAGAKALPVRPDSAHFVTTVLHQFAESLGFAIDAKDPYTSMHSEEVAEVSHALALSMGLSPSEADIIHVAGHLHDIGKIGVPDSVLKKRGSLNASEWQSIRRHPKAGADILRPVSSLKNLGVVDMVLHHHERYDGTGYPHGLKGIQIPLGARIIAVADSLSAMLQDRPYRVSKDFDAAKEEIVRCSGTQFDPRVVYALERVADAVRGMVNILSSSDKVA; encoded by the coding sequence ATGCTTGCCGGCAACAATTTTGCGGAAGGAGGTGCCGGAGCGAAAGCTCTTCCCGTACGCCCTGATTCCGCTCATTTTGTAACAACAGTCCTGCACCAGTTTGCGGAGTCTTTGGGGTTCGCTATAGATGCCAAAGATCCGTACACTTCAATGCATTCCGAGGAAGTGGCCGAAGTCTCACACGCTTTGGCGCTTTCCATGGGGTTGTCCCCTAGTGAGGCGGATATTATTCATGTGGCAGGACACCTGCATGATATAGGTAAGATTGGTGTACCAGATTCCGTGTTGAAAAAACGAGGATCATTGAATGCCAGTGAATGGCAGTCTATTCGTAGGCATCCAAAAGCTGGAGCTGACATTCTTCGTCCGGTGTCTTCCCTGAAAAATCTTGGTGTCGTGGATATGGTGTTGCATCATCATGAACGCTATGACGGCACTGGGTATCCTCATGGTTTGAAGGGGATTCAAATACCGTTGGGTGCGCGAATTATCGCGGTTGCGGACAGCTTGTCAGCTATGTTGCAGGATCGACCGTATCGTGTATCCAAGGATTTTGATGCGGCCAAAGAAGAAATTGTCAGATGTTCGGGAACACAATTTGATCCCCGTGTGGTCTATGCGCTTGAGAGAGTGGCAGACGCTGTACGAGGTATGGTCAATATTCTTTCATCCAGTGACAAGGTCGCCTGA
- a CDS encoding tetratricopeptide repeat protein has protein sequence MTQLRQLGLLNREGMKACNEGKTDDALFQLIQADRLAKSMNSRLHEAKVRNNIGLVHQVSGKEEEALACFRLAALFAVEGAGEGNALHKTIVRNLTRLESVRPAGAV, from the coding sequence ATGACCCAGTTACGTCAACTTGGATTGTTGAACCGTGAAGGAATGAAAGCCTGCAACGAAGGAAAGACTGATGATGCGCTGTTTCAGCTTATTCAGGCCGACCGATTGGCAAAGTCAATGAATTCACGTTTGCATGAAGCAAAAGTCCGCAATAATATAGGTTTGGTGCATCAGGTTTCCGGTAAAGAAGAAGAGGCTTTGGCCTGCTTCCGCCTTGCTGCTCTTTTTGCGGTTGAAGGCGCTGGTGAAGGGAATGCTTTGCATAAAACCATTGTTCGCAATCTGACACGTCTTGAGTCTGTCCGTCCGGCAGGTGCTGTGTAA
- a CDS encoding DUF47 domain-containing protein, which translates to MSLKIPFFGLLANRSPMDGLVEHYDKIAECVAAIDDSLECYVSGGVCREFEELTRSVDEIENHADSIKRNIRNHLPKGLFMAVEKPLFLSYTKSQDNILDAAQDALYWLAMRKVVIPEDVQKDLIFLLDGIARCTVLLGPALKSTIAIIHGESLDREGTKECFRKVRRERDNVRHMKNALHKKIYDKDIDFKDIYQLIHFVDCLDNMGHNTENCAELLRSMMAR; encoded by the coding sequence ATGTCTTTGAAAATTCCTTTTTTCGGTTTGCTTGCCAACCGTTCGCCCATGGACGGCCTTGTTGAACACTATGACAAGATAGCAGAGTGCGTTGCGGCCATCGACGATTCGTTGGAGTGCTATGTGTCTGGCGGTGTTTGTCGTGAGTTTGAAGAATTGACTCGTTCCGTGGACGAAATCGAGAATCACGCCGATTCCATCAAACGCAACATTCGCAACCATCTCCCTAAAGGGCTGTTCATGGCCGTGGAGAAGCCGCTGTTCCTCAGTTACACCAAGAGCCAGGACAATATCCTTGATGCTGCTCAGGATGCTTTATACTGGTTGGCTATGCGCAAGGTCGTTATCCCTGAAGATGTGCAGAAAGACCTGATTTTCCTGCTTGACGGCATTGCTCGTTGTACCGTTTTGCTTGGTCCCGCCTTGAAGTCCACCATTGCCATCATTCACGGCGAGTCTCTGGACCGCGAAGGGACCAAAGAGTGCTTTCGTAAGGTGCGTCGTGAACGTGACAACGTGCGTCACATGAAGAATGCCCTGCACAAGAAGATTTACGATAAGGATATCGATTTTAAAGATATCTATCAGCTGATTCATTTTGTGGACTGCCTGGATAACATGGGACATAATACAGAGAATTGTGCCGAGTTACTTCGTTCCATGATGGCACGTTAA
- a CDS encoding inorganic phosphate transporter: MDIYDLFLYLSLGAGFLMAFNLGANDVANSMASAVGARAITVKQAVFIAGTLNFVGAVFLGSHVTATISKGIINPEVITDPKIIMIGMFAALLAAGIWVLVATLTSLPVSSTHSIVGAIMGFGLVAGGPDVVNWLKMGGIVLSWIISPFLAAGIAYFIFSHIRKYILYKRKFIEQAKFWAPIWIAVTLSMISLSFLYKTPAGKSLHLHWAQSLAIAVGLSFLAWFLGKLLVSRIVINEEEGAEGVERIFRKMQVGTSCYVALSQGANDVANAIGPVAAIYLIAKEHVLLSKAEVPWPMLVLGGCGIAIGIAVLGHKVMATVGTKITTLTNTRGFAVDVGAASTVLVASNLGLPVSTTHAAVGGVVGVGLARGFHAVDFRVLFRIVAYWIATVPIAALTSIVIFVLLKWLCYS; this comes from the coding sequence ATGGATATTTACGATCTGTTTTTGTACTTGTCTCTGGGCGCGGGCTTCCTCATGGCCTTCAACCTCGGGGCAAACGATGTGGCGAATTCCATGGCTTCGGCTGTGGGTGCACGGGCCATCACCGTGAAGCAGGCCGTGTTCATCGCCGGAACTCTTAATTTCGTCGGTGCGGTTTTTCTCGGTTCACACGTTACGGCGACAATCAGTAAAGGGATTATCAATCCAGAAGTTATTACTGATCCGAAGATTATCATGATCGGTATGTTTGCGGCGTTGCTTGCTGCGGGCATTTGGGTTTTGGTGGCGACGTTAACATCGCTACCAGTCTCATCAACCCACTCCATTGTTGGAGCTATCATGGGGTTTGGTCTTGTTGCCGGTGGTCCTGATGTGGTCAATTGGCTCAAAATGGGTGGTATCGTCCTGTCTTGGATTATTTCACCGTTTCTTGCCGCAGGCATCGCCTATTTTATTTTTTCGCATATCAGGAAGTATATTCTGTACAAACGAAAATTTATCGAGCAAGCAAAATTTTGGGCACCAATTTGGATCGCTGTGACTCTGTCCATGATATCCTTGTCCTTTCTGTATAAGACCCCGGCAGGGAAATCCTTGCATTTGCATTGGGCGCAGTCCTTGGCCATAGCCGTTGGTCTGTCGTTTCTTGCATGGTTTTTGGGAAAGCTTCTTGTCAGTCGTATTGTCATTAACGAGGAAGAGGGCGCAGAGGGTGTAGAGCGGATCTTCCGTAAAATGCAGGTGGGTACGTCCTGTTATGTAGCCTTGTCACAGGGCGCGAACGACGTGGCCAATGCCATCGGCCCTGTTGCCGCCATTTACCTGATAGCCAAGGAGCACGTGCTGCTCTCCAAGGCGGAAGTTCCCTGGCCCATGCTTGTTTTGGGAGGGTGTGGCATTGCTATAGGTATTGCCGTACTCGGCCATAAAGTCATGGCAACTGTCGGGACCAAGATCACCACGTTGACCAATACCCGAGGTTTTGCCGTCGATGTTGGCGCGGCTTCCACCGTGCTGGTGGCATCCAATCTCGGGTTGCCTGTTTCTACGACCCACGCAGCCGTGGGTGGTGTTGTCGGCGTTGGTCTGGCTCGCGGTTTTCACGCCGTTGATTTCCGTGTTCTGTTTAGAATCGTGGCCTATTGGATAGCTACAGTTCCCATTGCGGCGCTGACCAGTATTGTTATCTTTGTGCTGTTGAAATGGTTGTGTTACAGCTAG
- a CDS encoding sensor histidine kinase has product MRILLWTWALLLLVLGVIFFYSTSIVGDELVTDTEMRSHSEIESIKWLISDHQTFASEKDFAEWVDAFGFKLGSRITYIVGGRVIADSDVIYSELTTLDDHSTRPEIIAALKDGWGSNVRHSDTLRKDMLYVASEMSVVSGVPTGVLRLAVSFSKVSERLNVLRTNFIWIFLATLACAVLISLIMSHNMSRDIRTFSELARSIGEGNYSKRLRVLPGGEFKPLAESVNAMAQSIERSMQVVHDQKGQLQAVFQGMREGVMTLDSNGRIESYNTALEDMFNMAESSVGRTPIEVSRRVEIQDLVDDMLGESESGERAIQIDLMDSRTVEVSAEPFMDQKGVRKLILVFYDITEMKQSEKGLKDFVANASHQLRTPLTSIKGYTETLLHMPPAKPEDGQGFLETVLKNADHMDKVISSMLALAKSEQMGKKLDLVPVSAHEFMTRAINDVSPWAEEQSVAIERRTPDGGMMVMGEVDGLLHVFHNLLNNAVKYSPDGGKITVSAEDDGESIVFSVEDQGPGISREHSTKVFERFYRVDENTIDGSGSAGLGLAICRRIVKNFGGEIWHDGYGEGTRGARFCFRLNKSS; this is encoded by the coding sequence ATGCGTATCCTGTTATGGACCTGGGCTCTTTTGCTCCTGGTTCTGGGCGTGATATTCTTTTACTCCACATCCATTGTGGGGGATGAGCTTGTCACGGATACGGAGATGCGGTCCCACAGCGAAATCGAGTCCATCAAGTGGCTGATCAGCGACCACCAGACCTTTGCCTCTGAAAAAGATTTTGCCGAATGGGTGGACGCCTTCGGTTTTAAACTCGGCTCGCGTATTACATATATAGTAGGTGGTCGGGTCATTGCCGATTCCGACGTGATCTATTCCGAGCTGACAACGCTGGATGATCACAGCACACGGCCCGAAATTATTGCCGCCCTCAAAGACGGGTGGGGATCAAACGTCCGTCACTCCGACACATTGCGCAAAGACATGCTGTACGTAGCCTCAGAAATGAGTGTTGTCTCAGGTGTTCCCACCGGAGTGCTGCGCCTCGCGGTGTCGTTTTCCAAGGTGAGCGAACGACTGAATGTTTTACGTACCAATTTCATTTGGATTTTTCTTGCCACCCTTGCATGTGCCGTACTCATCAGCTTGATTATGTCCCATAACATGAGCCGGGATATCAGAACCTTTTCCGAACTGGCCCGCTCTATTGGTGAGGGCAACTACTCCAAGCGGCTGCGGGTTCTTCCGGGGGGTGAATTCAAGCCTCTGGCAGAATCGGTCAACGCCATGGCTCAGTCCATCGAGCGCAGCATGCAGGTTGTTCATGACCAGAAAGGACAGCTTCAGGCCGTGTTTCAGGGTATGCGTGAAGGTGTGATGACGTTGGATTCCAACGGGCGTATCGAGTCATACAATACCGCACTTGAAGACATGTTTAATATGGCTGAAAGTTCTGTAGGACGGACACCCATCGAAGTCTCTCGGCGTGTCGAGATTCAGGACTTGGTTGATGATATGTTGGGCGAATCCGAAAGCGGCGAACGTGCTATTCAGATCGATTTGATGGATTCGCGTACCGTGGAAGTCAGTGCTGAACCTTTCATGGATCAAAAGGGTGTGCGTAAACTCATTTTGGTGTTTTATGATATTACTGAAATGAAGCAGAGCGAGAAAGGGCTGAAGGATTTCGTGGCGAATGCTTCGCATCAGTTGCGTACTCCTTTGACCTCCATCAAGGGTTACACCGAGACATTGCTGCATATGCCTCCTGCCAAGCCCGAAGACGGGCAAGGATTCTTGGAGACTGTCCTCAAAAATGCGGACCACATGGACAAGGTCATTTCTTCCATGCTTGCTTTGGCAAAGTCTGAGCAGATGGGCAAGAAGCTTGATCTGGTGCCGGTTTCAGCACATGAATTTATGACTCGGGCCATTAATGACGTTTCGCCTTGGGCCGAAGAACAGTCAGTCGCCATAGAGCGGAGAACTCCCGACGGTGGCATGATGGTCATGGGTGAGGTTGACGGGCTTTTGCACGTGTTCCACAATTTGCTGAACAATGCCGTGAAGTACAGCCCTGATGGAGGGAAGATCACGGTCAGCGCCGAAGATGACGGCGAGTCCATCGTTTTTTCTGTGGAGGATCAGGGGCCGGGTATATCTCGGGAACACTCCACCAAGGTCTTTGAAAGGTTCTACCGCGTCGATGAGAATACCATTGACGGGTCCGGCAGCGCGGGATTGGGTCTTGCCATCTGCCGTCGTATAGTGAAAAATTTTGGCGGAGAAATCTGGCACGACGGATATGGTGAAGGGACTCGCGGAGCGCGTTTCTGTTTTCGTCTGAATAAGTCCTCGTAG
- the alr gene encoding alanine racemase, with the protein MAIEYNKLRVTIHTDRLRENYRLFKKNHDNVIPVIKSDAYGHGLAEVCHALESEGADTFAVGFVNEAVLLRQSGCTKRIFALLGPLGDDDIQALWEHDILTAISHFDQLTRVINAAEKNGPLNICLKFDTGMRRLGFLPEEVDKVTEALKKSRVTPVMATSHLASADEPECGERVTMQAARFQIALDGLAKAGFDVEANLANSAGGMVHEQCRMDSLRLGISLYGGNPFQDTEWESRGQGCRSAMDVSAPVLQVHPLKKGESISYGWTFTAERDSVVAIIGVGYADNYSRSLSNTGYMIIHGKRVPIRGRICMQMTAVDVTDLMGEGRGVVPGDEAFLLGGPGNTPITPEELAGWWNTITYEVFCLLGMNRREYI; encoded by the coding sequence ATGGCTATAGAATACAATAAGCTGCGCGTCACGATCCACACTGATCGTTTGCGTGAGAACTACCGTCTTTTCAAAAAAAACCATGACAACGTTATCCCGGTTATCAAATCTGACGCATATGGTCACGGTTTGGCCGAAGTTTGTCATGCCTTGGAAAGTGAAGGCGCGGATACCTTTGCCGTTGGGTTCGTCAATGAAGCCGTTTTATTGCGTCAGTCCGGGTGTACCAAACGAATTTTTGCCTTGCTTGGACCATTGGGCGATGATGATATTCAGGCCCTTTGGGAGCATGACATCCTGACCGCTATTTCGCATTTTGATCAACTCACTCGGGTAATCAACGCCGCGGAAAAGAATGGTCCACTGAATATTTGTCTCAAATTTGATACCGGCATGCGACGGCTCGGATTCTTGCCCGAAGAAGTGGATAAAGTGACCGAAGCCCTCAAGAAAAGTCGGGTGACACCGGTTATGGCGACTTCGCATCTGGCCTCGGCAGACGAACCGGAATGTGGAGAGCGTGTCACCATGCAGGCTGCCAGATTTCAAATCGCTTTGGACGGTTTGGCAAAAGCGGGTTTTGACGTGGAAGCCAATCTGGCGAATTCCGCCGGAGGCATGGTCCACGAACAGTGCCGTATGGATTCCTTACGGTTGGGGATATCTCTGTATGGAGGCAACCCCTTTCAGGATACTGAGTGGGAATCGCGTGGGCAGGGGTGTCGTTCAGCAATGGATGTGTCTGCCCCGGTCTTACAGGTCCACCCCTTGAAAAAAGGTGAATCCATCAGCTATGGCTGGACGTTTACTGCCGAGCGTGATTCGGTGGTTGCGATTATTGGAGTCGGGTATGCCGACAATTACAGTCGCTCTTTGTCCAACACGGGATACATGATCATTCATGGCAAGCGGGTACCTATTCGTGGGCGTATCTGTATGCAGATGACGGCAGTTGACGTAACCGATCTTATGGGTGAAGGAAGGGGCGTTGTCCCAGGGGATGAGGCTTTTCTTTTGGGTGGGCCGGGGAATACCCCTATCACCCCTGAGGAATTAGCCGGATGGTGGAATACCATTACCTATGAAGTTTTTTGTCTGCTGGGAATGAACCGGCGGGAATATATTTAA
- the mutL gene encoding DNA mismatch repair endonuclease MutL, whose product MTHIPEIKILPPGLKNQIAAGEVVERPASVVKELVENSLDAGATRVDVTLENGGRALMVVQDNGSGINGDQLNLAVTRHATSKIREFGDLSAIGSFGFRGEALPSIASVSRFVMTSCAQGADEAASIEVRSGEVVGEGPAALASGTRVEVRDLFANTPARLKFLKTEATENRRCQDTLMRTSLAHLSTGFSLTMGGREAFRLPVDQDLTTRLSAFWPPNICEGLTPFYFERNGYRAHGVAGAPATAQGRGNRILLYVNGRQVQDKLMLSAVRQAYKGMLLSREYPQIVLFLELPRDEVDVNVHPAKLEVRFVEESQVFSTIRGGIMQALTGPGMETMSSPEQTFTRPMPSSGIPAATGSMFSSTSAKRNHQPAPMGNGPKFSTYRDFQSDTVHSKNLDLPMPPSASMVREPAAPQMSGRPNAVQEAPLAGSGFTYLGQIADTYLVLRQGDSMVLVDQHAAHERVLLAAMRDQRTKGDSQPLALPLEIPLHSSQVEIFQDVRKELRSMGFVLELDGPTKVLVRGIPPTLDTGKAKEYLTDALAEKARGLDDLWTMMACKTAIKANQPLAVDEALALLEVWLETPERDYCPHGRPTVLHWSAFDLEKLFKRK is encoded by the coding sequence ATGACACATATACCTGAAATTAAAATTCTGCCTCCGGGCTTGAAGAATCAGATCGCTGCCGGTGAAGTGGTGGAGCGACCTGCCAGCGTGGTCAAGGAATTGGTGGAAAATAGCCTTGATGCTGGGGCTACTCGTGTGGATGTGACGCTGGAAAATGGCGGACGTGCACTCATGGTTGTGCAGGACAATGGTTCGGGCATCAATGGGGATCAACTTAATTTGGCCGTAACTCGGCACGCCACCAGCAAAATTCGTGAGTTCGGAGATCTGTCCGCCATTGGTTCTTTTGGCTTTCGTGGTGAAGCGTTGCCCAGTATTGCTTCGGTGTCGCGGTTTGTGATGACCTCCTGTGCGCAAGGAGCTGATGAAGCTGCCTCTATCGAGGTTCGGTCTGGTGAAGTCGTTGGTGAAGGGCCTGCGGCCCTGGCTTCCGGTACTCGTGTTGAGGTGCGGGACTTGTTTGCCAACACTCCGGCGCGGCTTAAATTTCTCAAGACTGAAGCCACGGAGAATCGTCGTTGTCAGGATACGCTTATGCGGACCAGCCTGGCTCATTTGTCCACTGGATTTTCTTTGACCATGGGCGGACGGGAGGCTTTTCGACTGCCTGTGGATCAGGACCTGACGACCCGACTGAGTGCATTTTGGCCGCCGAATATTTGTGAAGGGTTGACGCCATTTTATTTTGAGCGAAATGGGTACCGTGCTCACGGTGTCGCTGGTGCTCCGGCCACCGCGCAAGGGCGAGGCAACCGTATTTTGCTGTATGTTAATGGTCGTCAGGTGCAGGACAAGCTCATGCTTTCCGCTGTCCGACAGGCATATAAAGGTATGCTTCTGTCTCGCGAATATCCGCAGATCGTCTTGTTCCTTGAGCTGCCTCGTGATGAGGTGGATGTGAATGTGCATCCGGCCAAGCTGGAAGTTCGGTTCGTTGAGGAAAGTCAGGTGTTCTCCACTATTCGAGGCGGCATCATGCAGGCCCTGACCGGCCCCGGTATGGAAACCATGTCCTCTCCCGAACAGACTTTTACTCGGCCTATGCCTTCAAGCGGTATTCCGGCTGCCACTGGTTCCATGTTTTCATCGACATCGGCCAAGCGGAACCATCAGCCCGCGCCCATGGGGAATGGACCTAAATTTTCTACATATCGAGATTTTCAGTCGGACACGGTTCATTCAAAAAATCTCGATTTACCGATGCCGCCATCGGCCTCCATGGTTCGGGAACCTGCTGCGCCACAAATGTCCGGGCGACCAAACGCTGTTCAGGAAGCGCCGTTGGCCGGAAGTGGTTTTACCTATCTCGGTCAGATTGCGGATACCTATCTTGTTTTGCGTCAAGGTGATTCCATGGTGCTTGTGGATCAACATGCGGCTCATGAACGGGTGTTGCTCGCAGCCATGCGTGATCAGCGAACAAAGGGTGATTCTCAGCCGCTGGCTCTGCCTTTGGAAATCCCGTTGCATTCCAGTCAGGTCGAAATTTTTCAGGATGTGCGTAAGGAATTGCGTTCTATGGGCTTTGTTCTTGAATTGGACGGCCCTACCAAGGTGCTGGTTCGCGGTATTCCGCCCACTTTGGATACGGGTAAGGCCAAGGAGTATCTGACAGATGCGTTGGCTGAGAAGGCGCGTGGTTTGGACGATCTTTGGACCATGATGGCCTGCAAGACCGCTATCAAGGCCAATCAGCCTTTGGCCGTTGATGAAGCTTTGGCCTTGCTTGAAGTTTGGTTGGAAACCCCGGAGCGAGACTACTGCCCTCATGGACGGCCTACTGTTTTGCACTGGTCTGCATTTGATCTGGAAAAGTTATTTAAGAGAAAGTAA